One Erythrobacter sp. SDW2 genomic region harbors:
- a CDS encoding cell wall hydrolase, with the protein MSRKTHFAGVAALAVGLATIAGNTELSGANAQATEATPSADVAAPLVEETVPKFVAQEVVQPLPEAEAPAAETEVEAESLAQLVARLDAPAQLSRQMECLAGAIYFESRGEPLAGQLAVAQVVINRAESDLFPSDYCGVVYQRSQFSFVKGGRMPSIKRRSLVWQQAVKIARIAHEGLWDSAAGDALYFHANYVKPKWSYRKQALATISTHIFYR; encoded by the coding sequence ATGAGTCGCAAGACCCATTTCGCGGGCGTGGCCGCCCTTGCCGTCGGCCTCGCCACCATCGCTGGCAACACCGAGCTTTCGGGTGCCAACGCGCAAGCGACCGAGGCGACCCCTTCTGCCGACGTCGCAGCCCCGCTGGTCGAAGAGACCGTTCCGAAGTTCGTGGCACAGGAAGTCGTCCAGCCGCTGCCTGAAGCCGAAGCACCCGCCGCAGAGACCGAGGTCGAGGCCGAAAGCCTTGCCCAGCTCGTCGCCCGGCTCGACGCCCCGGCGCAGCTGTCGCGGCAGATGGAATGCCTGGCCGGCGCAATCTACTTCGAATCGCGCGGCGAGCCGCTTGCGGGCCAGCTGGCGGTAGCGCAGGTCGTCATCAATCGCGCCGAGTCCGACCTGTTCCCCTCGGACTATTGCGGCGTGGTGTACCAGCGCTCGCAATTCTCTTTCGTCAAGGGTGGCCGCATGCCGTCGATCAAGCGCCGCTCGCTCGTCTGGCAGCAGGCGGTCAAGATAGCCCGCATCGCCCATGAGGGCCTGTGGGACAGCGCGGCCGGTGACGCGCTCTATTTCCACGCCAACTACGTGAAGCCCAAGTGGAGCTATCGCAAACAGGCGCTGGCAACGATCAGCACCCACATTTTCTACCGCTAA
- a CDS encoding DUF1491 family protein, whose translation MPDSRLPAHLEVSALIRLVEARGGFATVLAKGERDAGTIALVTIESGSSAQFYERMPQLDGSRAWTLSCMEDIDKKTEFSDYLAKRQRQDSDLWILEVDIADPARFIASLPR comes from the coding sequence ATGCCTGATTCGCGCCTTCCCGCGCATCTCGAAGTGTCCGCTCTGATCCGGCTTGTCGAGGCTAGGGGCGGTTTTGCCACCGTGCTTGCCAAAGGTGAGCGTGACGCCGGGACGATCGCACTGGTAACCATAGAAAGTGGCTCGTCCGCGCAATTTTACGAAAGGATGCCCCAGCTCGACGGAAGCCGAGCCTGGACCCTTTCGTGCATGGAAGATATTGATAAAAAAACGGAATTCTCCGATTATTTGGCGAAACGGCAGCGCCAGGACAGCGATCTCTGGATCCTCGAGGTAGACATCGCGGATCCGGCACGGTTCATCGCATCGCTGCCGCGTTAA
- a CDS encoding PaaI family thioesterase, giving the protein MGGASLHYRALERLYTSAPINRLFESQLHVEGEGRSRIVFQITEESYHAAGAAHGTIYFKMLDDAAFYAANTLVTDRFLLTTSFNLHFTKPVRVGEVVAEGRWISGKRRVFVAESRLVDHEGEEIGRGTGTFMRSHIPLSGLPGYADTSSNA; this is encoded by the coding sequence ATGGGCGGGGCGAGTCTCCATTACCGCGCGCTGGAACGGCTCTATACCTCTGCGCCGATCAACCGGCTGTTTGAATCGCAGCTTCATGTCGAAGGCGAGGGCCGTTCGCGGATCGTGTTCCAGATCACCGAGGAGAGCTACCATGCCGCCGGTGCTGCGCATGGCACGATCTACTTCAAGATGCTCGACGATGCGGCCTTTTACGCCGCCAACACGCTGGTGACCGACCGCTTCCTGCTGACGACCTCTTTCAACCTCCATTTCACCAAGCCGGTGCGCGTCGGGGAGGTGGTCGCCGAGGGCCGCTGGATCAGTGGCAAGCGCCGCGTGTTCGTGGCGGAATCACGATTGGTCGACCATGAGGGCGAGGAAATCGGCCGCGGCACCGGGACCTTCATGCGTTCGCATATTCCGCTGTCGGGCCTGCCCGGATATGCGGACACGAGCTCCAATGCCTGA
- a CDS encoding PTS sugar transporter subunit IIA, translating into MDALFRFPPEAVKSVAATSKPQILALLAEHFAEVYGLDAGMVLEGLEEREKLGSTGFGRGAAIPHARLEDLRSPKVALLRLEEPCDFGSADGMPVDLVFGLLSPANSGATHLHALAAISRLVRDEEVHRQLAEAPDNAALYALITNAVERAAA; encoded by the coding sequence ATGGACGCCCTGTTTCGATTTCCACCAGAAGCGGTGAAGAGTGTTGCCGCGACCAGCAAGCCTCAAATCCTGGCGCTGCTGGCGGAGCATTTTGCCGAAGTTTACGGTCTCGACGCCGGAATGGTGCTTGAAGGCCTTGAAGAGCGCGAGAAGCTGGGCAGCACCGGGTTCGGGCGCGGCGCGGCCATTCCGCATGCCCGACTCGAAGACCTGCGAAGCCCCAAGGTGGCGCTGCTCCGGCTGGAAGAGCCGTGCGATTTCGGCTCGGCTGACGGCATGCCGGTCGACCTTGTCTTCGGCCTCCTCTCCCCGGCCAATTCCGGGGCGACCCACCTGCATGCCCTCGCCGCAATTTCGCGGCTGGTGCGCGATGAAGAGGTGCACCGGCAGCTGGCCGAAGCCCCGGACAACGCCGCGCTCTACGCGCTGATCACCAATGCGGTCGAACGTGCCGCTGCCTGA
- the hpf gene encoding ribosome hibernation-promoting factor, HPF/YfiA family: MDIRVSGHQMDTGVALQDHAAERLGAIVEKYFSRALSSHVTFGKAPAGAFVCDIVTHVMQGLVLKAHGQAQDAHLALDAAAEKIDKQLRRYKRRIKDRHEQADHALREEEAAYTIFVPEPDDIEELEEEGALPIVAETKVDIPEASVADAVMMLDLRDTNALFFKNAGTGRHNMVYRRRDGAIGWVEPH, encoded by the coding sequence ATGGATATTCGTGTTTCGGGCCACCAGATGGATACCGGGGTCGCCTTGCAGGATCACGCTGCCGAACGTCTGGGCGCCATCGTCGAGAAGTATTTCAGCCGCGCGCTCAGCTCGCATGTCACTTTCGGCAAGGCTCCGGCCGGTGCGTTTGTCTGCGATATCGTGACCCATGTCATGCAGGGGCTGGTGCTCAAGGCGCATGGCCAGGCGCAGGACGCGCATCTCGCGCTCGATGCTGCGGCGGAAAAGATCGACAAGCAGCTGCGCCGCTACAAGCGCCGGATCAAGGATCGCCACGAACAGGCCGACCATGCCCTGCGCGAGGAAGAAGCGGCTTACACAATTTTTGTCCCGGAGCCCGATGATATCGAAGAGCTCGAAGAGGAAGGCGCGCTGCCGATCGTGGCCGAGACCAAGGTGGACATTCCCGAAGCGAGCGTCGCCGATGCGGTGATGATGCTGGACTTGCGCGACACCAATGCGCTGTTCTTCAAAAATGCTGGCACCGGGCGGCACAATATGGTTTATCGCCGCCGCGACGGCGCGATCGGATGGGTTGAGCCGCACTGA
- the dnaQ gene encoding DNA polymerase III subunit epsilon: MREIVFDTETTGLDPKTGDRLVEIGCVELMGRIPTGEVFHAYYNPQRDMPSAAEEVHGLSSAFLADKPLFADGADALLEFLGDAPLVAHNAGFDFGFLNNELALCGREPIALDRMVDTVAIARKKHPGAKASLDALCTRYGIDRSHRVKHGALLDAELLAQVYLELLGGRQIGLVLDAEVEAVGASGTAITMQTIERVFRAPRPHTASEEELARHKAFLEGIADPLWNNGR, encoded by the coding sequence ATGCGTGAAATCGTTTTCGACACGGAAACCACCGGTTTGGACCCCAAGACAGGGGACCGGCTGGTGGAAATCGGATGTGTCGAGTTGATGGGCCGAATTCCGACCGGCGAGGTCTTCCACGCCTATTACAACCCGCAGCGTGACATGCCTTCCGCTGCGGAGGAAGTGCACGGCCTCTCCTCCGCTTTCCTCGCCGACAAGCCGCTGTTTGCCGACGGGGCCGACGCCTTGCTCGAATTCCTCGGCGATGCGCCGCTGGTGGCGCATAATGCCGGATTCGACTTCGGCTTCCTTAACAATGAGCTGGCGCTGTGCGGGCGCGAGCCGATTGCGCTTGACCGGATGGTCGATACCGTTGCCATCGCCCGCAAGAAGCATCCCGGGGCCAAGGCTTCGCTCGATGCTTTGTGCACCCGCTACGGCATCGACCGCAGCCACCGCGTGAAACACGGCGCGCTGCTCGACGCCGAGCTGCTGGCGCAGGTCTATCTGGAGCTGCTCGGCGGGCGGCAGATCGGGCTGGTGCTCGATGCCGAAGTCGAAGCAGTCGGCGCTTCGGGGACGGCCATAACCATGCAGACGATCGAGCGGGTGTTCCGTGCGCCGCGCCCCCATACGGCGAGCGAAGAGGAACTCGCGCGGCACAAGGCATTTCTCGAAGGGATCGCGGACCCGTTGTGGAACAATGGGCGTTAA
- the coaE gene encoding dephospho-CoA kinase (Dephospho-CoA kinase (CoaE) performs the final step in coenzyme A biosynthesis.): MKRPLIIGLTGSIGMGKSTVAAMFEAAGVPVFDADAEVRGMQGPEGELIDAIEAAFPGSTGPDGVKREALGAQVFADKAALARLEALIHPAVGQKRAQFLAENADRPMVVFDIPLLFEKGGHEAVDTVVVVSAPAEDQRRRVLARPGMTEQKFEHILSLQVPDADKRARADHVIDTGRTLEETGAEVAALIDLLARPAG; the protein is encoded by the coding sequence ATGAAAAGGCCCCTTATCATCGGGCTCACCGGCTCGATCGGCATGGGCAAGTCGACCGTCGCCGCCATGTTCGAGGCGGCCGGCGTGCCGGTGTTCGACGCCGATGCCGAAGTGCGCGGGATGCAGGGGCCGGAAGGCGAGCTGATCGATGCGATCGAGGCCGCCTTCCCGGGATCGACCGGGCCGGACGGCGTGAAGCGCGAAGCGCTCGGCGCGCAGGTCTTTGCCGACAAGGCAGCGCTCGCGCGGCTCGAAGCTTTGATCCATCCCGCCGTCGGCCAGAAGCGCGCGCAATTTCTGGCCGAGAATGCCGACAGGCCGATGGTGGTGTTCGATATTCCGCTCTTGTTCGAAAAGGGCGGGCATGAAGCGGTTGATACCGTGGTGGTCGTCTCCGCCCCGGCGGAGGATCAGCGGCGGCGAGTGCTCGCCCGCCCGGGCATGACCGAGCAGAAATTTGAGCATATCCTGTCGCTGCAAGTGCCCGATGCGGACAAACGCGCCCGTGCCGACCACGTCATCGACACCGGACGCACGCTGGAGGAAACGGGCGCCGAGGTGGCCGCGCTGATCGATCTGCTTGCACGGCCGGCAGGTTAA
- a CDS encoding shikimate dehydrogenase gives MSKPPGRPYAEVIGDPIAQSKSPVIHGFWIDQLGLHADYRACHVSPAELEDYLTQRRGDAQWRGCNVTMPHKQAIIPLLDRLDPLASRVGAVNTVVRGDNGSLKGYNTDVGGFLEPLRDRLKEPHLYRMARILGTGGAARAIVTGLAGEGFTLVLAGRDPAKARTLLDELAPGGDHHTPRLDHFAAPTDFDFDDREGLLDLVVNASPLGMAGQEPLAFDLSHAPPGAIVYDIVTSPARTPLLEGAEAAGFGTIDGLSMLIGQAAEAFQKFFGVAPPRDHDAALRERLLA, from the coding sequence ATGAGCAAGCCCCCAGGAAGACCATATGCCGAAGTGATCGGCGATCCGATTGCGCAGTCGAAGTCGCCCGTGATTCACGGGTTCTGGATCGACCAGCTCGGGCTCCATGCCGATTACCGGGCCTGTCATGTCAGCCCAGCGGAACTGGAGGATTATCTCACCCAGCGACGGGGAGACGCACAGTGGCGCGGCTGCAATGTCACGATGCCGCACAAGCAGGCGATCATTCCCTTGCTCGACCGGCTCGATCCGCTCGCGTCGCGGGTCGGGGCGGTAAACACTGTGGTGCGAGGCGATAATGGCTCGCTGAAGGGCTATAACACCGATGTCGGCGGATTCCTCGAGCCATTGCGGGACCGGCTAAAGGAACCGCACCTCTACCGCATGGCGCGCATTCTCGGCACGGGCGGAGCGGCGCGGGCGATCGTAACGGGGTTGGCGGGCGAGGGCTTCACGCTGGTGCTCGCCGGGCGCGATCCGGCCAAGGCGCGGACCTTGCTCGACGAGCTTGCGCCCGGCGGCGACCATCACACCCCGCGGCTCGATCATTTCGCCGCGCCGACCGATTTCGACTTCGATGACCGCGAAGGCTTGCTTGACCTGGTCGTCAACGCTTCGCCGCTGGGCATGGCGGGGCAGGAGCCGCTGGCCTTCGACCTGTCGCATGCCCCGCCGGGAGCGATTGTCTATGACATCGTGACGTCACCTGCCAGAACGCCCCTGCTCGAAGGCGCCGAAGCGGCTGGCTTCGGGACGATCGACGGCCTCTCGATGCTGATCGGCCAGGCAGCCGAAGCCTTCCAGAAATTCTTCGGCGTCGCCCCGCCGCGCGACCACGACGCGGCACTGCGTGAAAGGCTGCTGGCATGA
- a CDS encoding nucleoside triphosphate pyrophosphatase: MTLRQSSGRALILASKSASRRAMLGAAGVDFEIRAAEIDERALEAAMEEAEPGEIAQALAAAKAVAVSAADPHRLVLGSDSLVEVDGRRFDKPASREQAAEHLRFFSGKAMRLHSAAALAVDGRITWIDHGLAVLHVRELSDSFIESYLDAEWPEVAACVGVFRIEARGVQLFERIIGDQFTVLGMPLLAVLEALRERGVLEA; encoded by the coding sequence ATGACCCTTCGACAAAGCTCAGGACGGGCCCTGATCCTTGCTTCCAAGAGTGCTTCGCGCCGGGCCATGCTCGGAGCGGCGGGCGTGGATTTCGAGATCCGTGCCGCCGAGATCGACGAACGTGCGCTCGAAGCAGCAATGGAAGAGGCAGAACCCGGGGAGATCGCGCAGGCGCTGGCGGCGGCCAAGGCCGTGGCGGTCTCCGCGGCCGATCCGCACCGGCTGGTGCTCGGCAGCGACAGTCTGGTGGAGGTCGACGGGCGCCGCTTCGACAAGCCGGCCAGCCGCGAACAGGCGGCCGAGCATTTGCGGTTTTTCTCCGGCAAGGCGATGCGGCTGCACAGCGCCGCGGCGCTGGCCGTCGATGGCCGGATCACCTGGATCGATCACGGGCTGGCGGTGCTGCATGTGCGCGAGCTCTCGGACAGCTTCATCGAAAGCTATCTCGATGCCGAATGGCCCGAGGTCGCAGCTTGTGTCGGCGTGTTCCGGATCGAGGCGCGCGGGGTGCAGTTGTTCGAGCGCATCATCGGCGACCAGTTCACCGTGCTCGGCATGCCGCTGCTGGCGGTGCTGGAGGCGTTGCGCGAACGCGGTGTGCTCGAGGCATGA
- a CDS encoding pyruvate, water dikinase regulatory protein: MKRIHLHLLSDSTGETLEMIAKAALAQFENADVVRHFWPMVRSRQHLERIIPELSANPGLVLFTLVNAETRAALREHCNQLSLPAVDALDEVTAALEVQLGQEAHGRPGRQHRMDEAYFKRVEAIQYTIAHDDGVGWENWEEADIVLAGVSRSSKTPTSIYLANRGYKVANIPLVIESPPPPKLYQLRNPLVVGLTTAPERLVQIRRNRLLTLNEQAETSYVEKDRVSEEVKFARRMFADNNWPVIDVTRRSIEETAAAIIRLHNDRHVDSKPEERPI, from the coding sequence ATGAAGCGTATCCACCTCCATCTTCTCTCGGACTCGACCGGCGAGACGCTGGAGATGATCGCCAAGGCGGCGCTGGCACAATTCGAGAACGCGGACGTCGTGCGCCATTTCTGGCCGATGGTCCGTTCGCGCCAGCATCTGGAGCGGATCATCCCCGAACTCAGTGCCAATCCGGGATTGGTGTTGTTCACGCTGGTCAATGCGGAAACGCGGGCCGCGCTGCGCGAGCATTGCAACCAGTTGTCGCTGCCGGCGGTCGATGCTCTCGACGAGGTTACCGCCGCACTGGAAGTCCAGTTGGGGCAAGAGGCACATGGCCGCCCCGGCCGCCAGCATCGCATGGACGAAGCCTATTTCAAGCGCGTCGAAGCGATCCAGTACACCATCGCCCATGACGACGGAGTCGGCTGGGAAAACTGGGAAGAGGCGGACATCGTCCTTGCCGGCGTGTCCCGTTCGTCAAAGACGCCGACCAGCATCTATCTCGCCAATCGCGGCTACAAGGTGGCCAATATCCCGCTGGTGATCGAAAGCCCGCCGCCGCCCAAGCTTTACCAGCTCAGGAATCCGCTGGTCGTCGGGCTGACGACCGCTCCCGAGAGGCTGGTGCAGATCCGCCGCAACCGGCTGCTGACGCTGAACGAGCAGGCCGAGACCTCCTATGTCGAGAAAGACCGGGTATCCGAGGAAGTGAAATTCGCCCGCCGCATGTTCGCCGACAACAACTGGCCGGTGATCGATGTGACGCGCCGTTCGATCGAGGAAACCGCTGCCGCCATCATCCGGCTGCACAACGACCGCCACGTCGACAGCAAGCCGGAGGAGCGGCCGATATGA
- the hemE gene encoding uroporphyrinogen decarboxylase, protein MPGLLLDTLRGKRGPRTPLWLMRQAGRYLPEYRELRAEKGGFLELVYDSPAACEITLQPIRRFGFDGAILFSDILIVPHAMGQNLQFLVGEGPHLSPKLEDSELEALVSAKHHLDPVYETVRLCRAALGDETTLLGFAGSPWTVATYMVAGEGSRDQQAARSMAYADPGKLQAIVDAIVDVTIEYLIGQIDAGAEGVQLFDSWAGSLAPDQFEKWVVAPNAKIVAALKAARPDTPIIGFPKGAGAKLPAYAAETGVDAMALDETIDPVWADSVLPEGMPVQGNLDPLLILAGGEQLTRRAHVILESLKGRPHVFNLGHGIDRHTPIAHVEQLVAAVRNWQG, encoded by the coding sequence ATGCCTGGCCTTCTTCTCGACACTTTGCGCGGCAAGCGCGGTCCGCGCACCCCGCTCTGGCTCATGCGGCAGGCAGGGCGGTACCTGCCCGAATACCGCGAGCTGCGGGCGGAGAAGGGCGGCTTCCTCGAACTGGTCTATGACAGCCCGGCGGCCTGCGAGATCACGCTCCAGCCGATCCGGCGGTTCGGATTCGACGGGGCGATCCTGTTCTCCGACATCCTGATCGTGCCGCATGCGATGGGCCAGAACCTGCAATTTCTCGTCGGGGAAGGTCCGCATCTGTCGCCGAAGCTGGAAGACAGCGAGCTGGAAGCTCTGGTGAGCGCCAAGCACCATCTCGATCCGGTCTATGAGACCGTGCGCCTGTGCCGCGCCGCGCTGGGCGATGAAACCACGCTGCTGGGCTTTGCCGGCAGCCCCTGGACGGTTGCGACCTATATGGTGGCGGGCGAGGGCAGCCGCGATCAGCAGGCCGCCCGCAGCATGGCCTATGCCGATCCGGGCAAGCTGCAGGCGATTGTCGATGCCATCGTCGACGTGACGATCGAATATCTCATCGGTCAGATCGATGCCGGGGCCGAAGGCGTACAGCTGTTCGACAGCTGGGCCGGGAGTCTGGCGCCCGACCAGTTCGAGAAATGGGTGGTTGCGCCCAACGCGAAAATCGTTGCCGCGCTCAAGGCGGCGCGGCCCGATACGCCGATCATCGGCTTTCCCAAGGGGGCAGGGGCGAAATTGCCCGCCTATGCCGCGGAAACCGGGGTCGATGCCATGGCGCTCGACGAAACGATCGATCCGGTCTGGGCCGACAGCGTGCTGCCCGAAGGGATGCCGGTGCAGGGCAATCTCGATCCCTTGCTGATCCTTGCGGGCGGGGAGCAACTGACCCGCCGGGCGCACGTCATCCTCGAGAGCCTCAAGGGCCGGCCGCATGTGTTCAATCTCGGCCACGGGATCGATCGTCACACGCCCATCGCCCATGTCGAGCAGCTGGTTGCGGCAGTCCGCAATTGGCAGGGTTAG
- a CDS encoding CopD family protein yields the protein MQEFLAMTYYWLKAGHVIFMIFWMAGLFILPRQMVYMHTSVPGSDEEALWAERTGTLSKVILIPSIILVWVLGLALAVSIGAFSQGWFHAKLLLVLILSGYHGWMSAIAKKMARGERPLAEKQLRLLNEVPAIIAIVVVILVIVKPF from the coding sequence ATGCAGGAATTTCTCGCGATGACCTATTACTGGCTCAAGGCCGGCCATGTGATCTTCATGATCTTCTGGATGGCGGGGCTGTTCATCCTGCCGCGGCAGATGGTCTATATGCATACCAGTGTGCCGGGTTCGGATGAAGAAGCGCTGTGGGCGGAACGGACCGGGACGCTGTCCAAGGTCATCCTCATTCCCAGCATCATCCTCGTCTGGGTGCTAGGGCTGGCACTGGCGGTCAGCATCGGGGCTTTTTCGCAAGGCTGGTTCCATGCCAAGTTGCTGCTGGTGCTGATCCTGAGCGGCTATCACGGCTGGATGAGCGCCATCGCCAAGAAAATGGCCCGCGGCGAGCGTCCACTGGCCGAGAAACAGCTGCGCCTACTCAACGAAGTGCCTGCGATCATTGCTATCGTGGTGGTCATCCTGGTGATCGTGAAGCCGTTCTAG
- the rho gene encoding transcription termination factor Rho: MHLRDLKAKTPAELVSMAEELGVEGASTMRRQDLLFSILRELAEDEEYDEKIMGIGTIEVLQDGFGFLRSPEANYLAGPDDIYVSPNQVRKWGLRTGDTVEGEIRAPKEGERYFALTSLKAVNFDDPDAVRMRTNFDNLTPLYPDEKLILDTVDPTVKDKSARVIDIISPQGKGQRALIVAPPRTGKTVLLQNIAKAITDNHPEVFLLVLLVDERPEEVTDMQRSVKGEVISSTFDEPAQRHVQVAEMVIEKAKRLVEHKRDVVILLDSITRLGRAYNTVVPSSGKVLTGGVDANALQRPKRFFGAARNIEEGGSLSIIATALIDTGSRMDEVIFEEFKGTGNSEIVLDRKVADKRIFPALDVGKSGTRKEELLVEKDKLSKMWVLRRILMQMGTVDAMEFLLDKMKDSKTNEDFFDTMNQ; encoded by the coding sequence ATGCATCTCAGAGACCTCAAAGCGAAAACCCCGGCCGAGCTCGTCTCCATGGCCGAGGAACTCGGTGTCGAAGGCGCGTCGACCATGCGCCGGCAGGACCTGCTGTTCAGCATCCTGCGCGAACTCGCCGAAGACGAAGAATATGACGAGAAGATCATGGGCATCGGCACCATCGAAGTGCTGCAGGACGGCTTCGGCTTCCTGCGCAGCCCCGAGGCGAACTACCTTGCCGGGCCCGACGATATCTATGTTTCACCCAACCAGGTCCGCAAATGGGGCCTGCGCACCGGCGACACCGTCGAAGGCGAGATCCGTGCGCCCAAGGAAGGCGAACGCTATTTCGCGCTGACCAGCCTCAAGGCGGTCAATTTCGACGATCCCGATGCGGTCCGCATGCGGACCAATTTCGACAACCTCACGCCGCTCTATCCGGACGAGAAGCTGATCCTCGACACGGTCGATCCGACGGTGAAGGACAAGTCGGCCCGCGTGATCGACATCATCAGTCCGCAGGGCAAGGGCCAGCGCGCACTAATCGTCGCCCCGCCGCGGACCGGCAAGACCGTGCTGCTGCAGAACATCGCCAAGGCGATCACCGACAACCATCCGGAAGTGTTCCTGCTGGTGCTGCTGGTTGACGAGCGGCCCGAGGAAGTCACCGACATGCAGCGCAGCGTGAAGGGCGAGGTCATCTCCTCGACCTTCGACGAACCGGCCCAGCGCCACGTCCAGGTCGCCGAAATGGTGATCGAGAAGGCCAAGCGCCTGGTCGAGCACAAGCGCGACGTGGTGATCCTGCTCGATTCGATCACCCGCCTCGGCCGGGCCTACAACACCGTCGTCCCGAGCTCGGGCAAGGTCCTCACCGGCGGTGTCGACGCCAATGCCCTCCAGCGGCCCAAGCGTTTCTTCGGCGCGGCGCGCAATATCGAGGAAGGCGGCTCGCTCTCGATCATCGCCACTGCGCTGATCGATACCGGCAGCCGGATGGACGAGGTGATCTTCGAAGAGTTCAAGGGCACCGGCAACTCTGAGATCGTGCTCGACCGCAAGGTTGCCGACAAGCGCATCTTCCCCGCGCTCGACGTCGGCAAGAGCGGTACCCGCAAGGAAGAGCTGCTGGTCGAGAAGGACAAGCTTTCCAAGATGTGGGTCCTGCGCCGGATTCTCATGCAGATGGGTACCGTCGATGCGATGGAATTCCTTCTCGACAAGATGAAGGATTCGAAGACCAACGAAGACTTCTTCGACACGATGAACCAGTAG
- a CDS encoding AAA family ATPase, with translation MEPLAPRRIAIMGAPGAGKSSLVSALACRGWRVVPESARIILQQPGGMELRANDPLGFAMAMLAAGRDAFNTVEPGETVIFDRGLCDIVAFLRIGGQAVPEKLTLACRELRFDAPVLHAPAWKAIYRPDAERIQRWDEALESDRQNLRAWRDFGYRPITLPLTDLGGRIDWFEALLRSG, from the coding sequence ATGGAACCGCTCGCGCCCCGCCGCATCGCCATCATGGGTGCGCCGGGGGCGGGCAAGTCCTCGCTCGTTTCAGCCCTCGCGTGCCGCGGCTGGCGCGTCGTTCCCGAAAGCGCCAGGATAATCCTGCAGCAGCCCGGCGGAATGGAGCTGCGCGCGAACGATCCGCTGGGTTTTGCCATGGCCATGCTCGCGGCCGGGCGCGACGCGTTCAATACAGTCGAGCCGGGGGAAACGGTAATCTTCGACCGCGGCCTGTGCGACATCGTGGCCTTCCTGCGCATCGGCGGCCAAGCTGTGCCCGAGAAACTGACTCTCGCCTGCCGCGAATTGCGCTTCGACGCCCCGGTGCTTCATGCGCCAGCATGGAAGGCGATCTATCGCCCCGATGCGGAGCGTATTCAGCGTTGGGACGAGGCGCTGGAGAGCGACCGGCAAAATCTTCGGGCATGGCGCGATTTTGGCTATCGCCCGATCACGCTGCCGCTGACGGATCTTGGCGGGCGGATCGACTGGTTCGAAGCGCTGTTACGCTCGGGCTGA
- a CDS encoding BLUF domain-containing protein — translation MQQLLYSSEASEPIASEEIFRIIATSARNNGARGITGFLVHTRNHFLQLIEGEAAALDALLEDLADDTRHCRLEILSRGEIADRSFPKWRMERVSLSGGDLDAFVDMLRRANVSPEVCRQAQSFMATAGHASKPG, via the coding sequence ATGCAGCAATTGCTTTATAGCTCCGAAGCAAGCGAGCCTATAGCTTCGGAAGAGATTTTTCGCATTATCGCGACTTCGGCGCGCAACAACGGCGCTCGCGGGATTACCGGATTCCTTGTCCACACGCGCAACCATTTTTTGCAGTTGATCGAAGGGGAAGCAGCGGCCCTGGACGCACTGCTCGAAGATCTGGCCGACGATACGCGGCATTGCAGGCTGGAGATCCTCTCGCGAGGCGAGATAGCTGACCGAAGCTTCCCCAAATGGCGAATGGAGCGGGTTTCGCTCAGCGGCGGCGATTTAGACGCGTTCGTCGATATGCTGCGGCGCGCGAATGTGAGTCCCGAGGTTTGCAGGCAGGCGCAATCCTTTATGGCAACCGCGGGACATGCTTCCAAACCCGGCTAG
- a CDS encoding nuclear transport factor 2 family protein produces MSSHDGLAIWHDYIANSHGSPEALARILHDDCVFHSPVVHTPQHGKAIVMAYLTAAGGTLGQSSFNYVREMADGPHVLLEFTAEMDGIHVNGIDLLTFDEDGLITDFKVMVRPLKAVNKVWEQMAAMLQRMQPD; encoded by the coding sequence ATGAGCAGCCATGACGGTCTCGCCATCTGGCACGACTACATCGCCAACAGCCACGGCTCGCCCGAGGCGCTGGCCAGGATCCTCCATGACGATTGCGTGTTCCACTCCCCCGTCGTCCATACCCCGCAGCACGGCAAGGCGATCGTCATGGCCTATCTCACCGCAGCCGGAGGCACGCTGGGCCAGAGCAGTTTCAACTATGTCCGCGAAATGGCCGACGGGCCCCATGTGCTGCTCGAGTTCACTGCCGAGATGGACGGCATCCACGTCAACGGCATCGACCTGCTGACCTTCGACGAGGACGGCTTGATCACCGATTTCAAGGTCATGGTGCGGCCGCTCAAGGCCGTGAACAAAGTCTGGGAGCAGATGGCGGCGATGCTGCAGCGAATGCAGCCGGACTAG